A single genomic interval of bacterium harbors:
- the rsmA gene encoding ribosomal RNA small subunit methyltransferase A, with protein MAQSAGVLLKKKFGQHFLRDYDVLAKIIQHAQLTEADSVLEIGCGDGFLTRALLDEPIKKLCSFEIDQQWATQVKNSIQDDRFELKIQDILTIQNDFFVHDGLWKVVANLPYNITFPILEIFRLQSDYLDRGIIMIQEEVAQKLAKKAGNGKDYGFVSLFYQYYFDFTLLDKVLPASFFPMPNVVSRLIAFRPKKERPAIEDAENFWNFIKLVFKQPRRTLKNNLAESSLKISQLSEEVLQKRAQQLDFQQLLQLWHAIK; from the coding sequence ATGGCTCAAAGCGCTGGTGTTCTTTTAAAAAAAAAATTTGGACAACATTTTTTACGTGATTATGACGTGCTTGCCAAAATCATCCAACATGCACAGTTAACAGAGGCTGACTCGGTGTTGGAAATCGGCTGTGGTGATGGGTTTTTGACTCGGGCACTGTTGGACGAGCCCATCAAAAAACTTTGCTCATTTGAAATCGACCAGCAATGGGCGACACAGGTCAAAAATAGCATTCAAGATGACCGGTTTGAGCTGAAAATACAGGATATCCTGACCATTCAAAATGATTTTTTTGTCCACGACGGCTTATGGAAAGTGGTTGCCAATCTGCCATACAACATCACCTTTCCTATTCTGGAAATCTTTCGGCTGCAGTCTGATTATTTAGACCGTGGCATTATCATGATTCAGGAAGAGGTAGCGCAAAAACTGGCAAAAAAAGCCGGAAACGGCAAAGATTACGGTTTCGTATCGCTTTTTTATCAATACTATTTCGATTTTACACTCCTTGACAAGGTGCTGCCAGCCTCATTTTTTCCCATGCCGAATGTAGTATCCCGACTGATCGCGTTTCGACCAAAAAAAGAGCGCCCCGCAATTGAGGATGCTGAGAATTTTTGGAATTTTATAAAGTTAGTTTTTAAGCAACCACGCAGGACATTAAAAAATAATCTGGCGGAGTCATCTTTGAAAATCAGCCAGTTATCAGAAGAGGTTTTACAAAAAAGGGCCCAACAGCTTGATTTTCAACAGTTATTGCAGCTCTGGCATGCGATAAAATGA
- a CDS encoding TrkA family potassium uptake protein has product MKCCVIGLGRFGYQVATTLAENGVEVMAVDSNESIIASIKDHVTQAICMHITDEASLRSLGVDEMDVAVVAIGENLAQSITIAVFLKKGLKVPRVIARAVTEIHRDILKLVGADRVVLPEKDTAIRVADGISASFLDIVRISKQFAVVQLATPKSFVGKTVKEIGFLENYDVHCVGIKDTKDLVVTVTPQYQIKLNDRLICAGMIQDLERLTQ; this is encoded by the coding sequence ATGAAATGTTGTGTCATTGGATTAGGACGATTTGGCTACCAGGTAGCCACCACATTGGCAGAAAATGGTGTTGAAGTGATGGCAGTTGATAGCAATGAATCGATTATTGCATCGATTAAAGATCATGTCACACAGGCAATCTGTATGCATATTACTGACGAAGCTTCTTTGCGCAGTCTTGGCGTTGATGAGATGGATGTCGCGGTGGTTGCCATTGGCGAAAACCTTGCACAGTCGATCACCATTGCGGTTTTTTTAAAAAAGGGACTCAAAGTTCCGCGAGTCATTGCCCGAGCAGTTACAGAAATTCACCGGGATATTTTAAAACTGGTTGGCGCAGATCGTGTGGTACTGCCTGAAAAGGATACTGCCATTCGCGTTGCCGACGGAATCAGTGCATCATTTTTAGACATTGTCAGAATTAGCAAGCAGTTTGCGGTCGTACAGCTTGCAACTCCCAAATCATTTGTTGGAAAAACAGTCAAAGAGATCGGGTTTCTTGAAAATTATGATGTTCACTGCGTGGGAATTAAAGATACAAAAGATCTGGTCGTCACAGTCACGCCCCAATATCAGATCAAACTGAACGACCGACTTATCTGCGCAGGTATGATTCAAGATCTTGAGCGATTAACTCAATAG
- a CDS encoding glycine--tRNA ligase, translating into MATTLEAIVSLCKRRGFVYPSAEIYGGLNGVYDMGHLGALMKENIRKAWKKSVKLQGHQTLFMEGALLGHEGVWTASGHVSNFHDPMVDCLHCKKRYRADDIDLNKPCAHCGNKGWTEVRQFNLMFKTELGAAQGSSSVAYLRPETAQAIFPNFKNVYSTNRVKIPFGIAQVGKAFRNEITPKQFLFRMREFEQMEIEWFCHPDESMHFFDIWCQKRKAFYQAIGMNMDKIRFRAHEKDELSHYSKQTSDIEYEFPFGWKELEGIAHRGNFDLTQHSKHSSKDLSVHDEATNTSFVPHVVECSVGVDRLFLTILFDAYQVDMVDGEERTVLKLHPQIAPIKAAFLPLTKQLTEPALKAFQNTLNLEIETIFDDSGSIGKRYRRYDEIGVPACFTFDFESPNDQCVTVRNRDTLAQERIGIDKVSSYVNDLLK; encoded by the coding sequence ATGGCAACCACCCTTGAGGCAATCGTATCTTTGTGTAAACGACGCGGCTTTGTGTATCCATCAGCTGAAATTTATGGTGGATTAAATGGAGTGTACGATATGGGACACTTGGGTGCTTTGATGAAAGAGAACATCAGGAAAGCATGGAAAAAATCGGTAAAGCTGCAAGGCCATCAGACACTTTTTATGGAAGGTGCATTATTAGGTCACGAGGGAGTCTGGACCGCATCGGGACATGTAAGTAACTTTCATGATCCGATGGTTGACTGTTTGCATTGTAAAAAAAGATACCGTGCAGATGACATTGATCTGAACAAACCGTGTGCACACTGCGGCAACAAGGGTTGGACCGAGGTACGACAGTTTAATCTTATGTTCAAAACAGAACTTGGTGCGGCCCAAGGATCAAGCTCCGTTGCATACCTGCGCCCAGAAACCGCACAAGCAATTTTTCCTAACTTTAAAAATGTGTACAGCACCAATCGTGTCAAAATTCCGTTTGGCATCGCACAGGTTGGAAAAGCGTTCAGAAATGAGATCACCCCAAAACAGTTTCTGTTTCGTATGCGCGAGTTTGAACAGATGGAGATCGAATGGTTTTGTCACCCGGATGAGTCGATGCATTTTTTTGATATCTGGTGCCAAAAACGGAAAGCGTTTTATCAGGCCATTGGTATGAATATGGACAAAATACGTTTTAGAGCACATGAAAAAGATGAGTTGTCCCATTATTCAAAACAGACAAGCGATATCGAATATGAGTTTCCTTTTGGGTGGAAAGAACTTGAAGGTATTGCGCATCGGGGAAACTTTGATTTGACACAACATTCCAAACATTCATCAAAAGATCTTTCCGTGCATGATGAGGCAACAAATACAAGTTTTGTTCCGCATGTGGTCGAATGTTCAGTCGGTGTTGATCGACTCTTTTTGACCATTCTGTTTGATGCGTATCAGGTTGATATGGTCGACGGTGAAGAACGAACGGTTTTAAAACTGCATCCACAGATCGCACCGATCAAAGCAGCCTTCTTGCCGCTCACCAAGCAGCTGACAGAACCTGCATTAAAAGCATTTCAAAATACATTAAACCTTGAGATTGAAACAATTTTTGATGATTCGGGCTCGATCGGAAAACGGTATCGTCGCTATGATGAGATTGGTGTTCCTGCCTGTTTTACTTTCGATTTTGAAAGTCCAAATGATCAGTGCGTTACCGTGCGTAATCGTGATACACTGGCACAGGAACGTATTGGAATCGACAAAGTCAGTAGTTATGTGAATGACCTTTTAAAATAG